The Halorubrum salinarum genome segment ACAGCGTCGAGATCATCGAGATCAACGGCGCGAGCTCCGTCTGGCAGGCGATCGCGAACGACGAGATCGACGGCACCTCGATCATGGAGCCGGTGCCGACCATCGCGCAGGCGGAGGGCTCCTCGGTGACGATGCTCCGCACGGCCGCCGAGGTCCTCCCCGGCCAGCCCGCCGCGGTCACGCTGATGAGCGACGCGGTCCGGGACTCGCCGCTCGCGGCGCAGTTCCTCGAACAGCACGTCCGCGCGACCGAGTTCATCGACGCGAACCCCGACGCGACGGCCGAGCACGTCGAGGAGGGGATCGGGATGCCGGTCGACCGCGCGCGGAAGGCGCTCGACTCGCCGCTGTCGAACTTCATCACCGACCCCAACGAGATCACCGAGGCGACGCAGGTGTTCTCCGAGTTCGCGGCCGACAACGGCCAGATCGAAGCGCAGCTGTCGACCGACGAGATATTCGACCTGGAGGTGTACGGCTCGCTCTGATGGCGACCGAAACCGCATCGGCCGCCGGCGAGGGGGACGCGCTCGCCGGCGTCGCGCTCGGCGACGGCCGGCGACTGCTCCGCGGGGTCGTCGGCGTCGCCGGCTTCCTCGTCGTCTGGCACGCCGTCTCGCTCACGCAGGACCCGTTCGTCCTCCCCTCGCCGGTCGCGGTCGCCGGGGCGTTCGCGAGCGAACTCGCCGCGGGCGACATGACGACGGCGCTCTACCAGAGCGTCCGGCACTGGATCCCCGGCACGGTCGCCGGGACCGGGCTCGGCGTCGCGGCCGGCGTCGCGTTCGGGTGGAGCCGCCTGCTCGACGACCTGACGGCGCCGCTCGTGCGGACGCTGCGGCCCGTGCCGCCGCTCGCGCTGATCGGGTTCGCGATCGCGTGGTTCGGGATCAACGACTGGGGCGCCGCCTTCATCATCGCGGTCGGCGCGTTCTGGATCAACTTCTACGCGGCGTACGGCGCGGTCGAGGGCGTGAGCGAGGACCTCCTCGACGTGGGCCGGACGCTCGGCGTCCGCGGCGACCTCGACGCGGTCCGGTCGATCGTGCTGCCGGCGTCGCTGCCGGGGATCATGACCGGGATCCGGACCGGACTGGGCCGGTGCTGGATGCTCGTCGTCGCCTCGGAGATATTCGGCGTCCCCGGGGTCGGCCGCGAGATCATCCGCGCCAGCAACAACCTCCGCGTCGACCGGGCGATCGCGTACATCCTTGTGTTGAGCCTGATGTACCTGCTCGTCGACGTGGCGTTCCGCGCGGTCGAACGGAGGGCGTTGGCGTGGCGGGCGTGAACGGTGACGGGGCGGCCGACGCCGCCGAGCGCAACGGGCGAGACCCCCCGGCGCCGAGCGAGGCGAGCGTCGCGCTCGACGGCGTCGGCAAGACGTACCCCGGCGACGGCGACGGCGGCTCGGTGCGCGCGCTCGACGACGTGTCCTTCTCGGTCGCGGACGGGGAGTTCGTCTGTCTGGTCGGGCCGTCGGGCTGCGGGAAGACGACGCTGTTCCGGATCGCGGCCGGGCTCACCGAGGCGACCGACGGCCGCGTCCTCCTCGACGGCACCGAGGTCACGGGCCCGACGACGGACATGGGCGTCGTGTTCCAGGAGTACCACCTGTTCCCGTGGCTCACCGTCGCGGAGAACGTCGGCTTCGGCCTCGAACGGAGCGACCGCTCGCCCGCCGAGCGCGAGGCGCGCGTCGACGAGATGCTCGATCTCGTCGGGCTGACGGAGTTCCGCGACGCCTACCCGAAGTCGCTGTCGGGCGGGATGAAACAGCGCGTCGCCATCGCCCGGTCGCTCGCGGTCGACCCGGACCTCCTCCTGATGGACGAGCCGTTCGGCGCGGTCGACGCCCAGACCCGCGAGATGCTCCAGCGCGAGCTGCTCGACGTGTGGGAATCGACCGGCAAGACGATCCTCTTCGTCACGCACGACGTGGCGGAGGCGGTGACGCTCGCGGACCGCATCGTCGTGATGGCCGCCGACCCGGGGCGCGTCCGCGAGATCGTCGACGTGGACATCGAGCGCCCGCGCGACCGCGGCGACGCCGCGTTCGCGGAGCGCGTGGGCCGCGTGCGAGAGCTGATCGGGGCCGGGCCGTAGCCGCCCCGACGCCGGTCCCCGCTCGTCGGCGCCTACGCGCCGTCCCCGTCTCCTTCGGCGCTCGCCGCCAGCTCGTCGACGTGGGTCCGCAGCGTCGCCAGCGTCGCGTCCGCGTCGGCGTACCCCTGATCGTAGTCGTCGAGCGCGGCCGCCGCTCGGTCGAGAAAGCGTTCCACCGCTTCGTCGGTCGACTCGTCGGACATGCGCGTCGCTCCGCCCGCGAGCGGTTTATGTCTCTCGGCGCCGCGGTCGCCGCCGCGCCGGGCGCTCGCTCGTCACCGGCGCCGGAGTGCGTGCGTCGTGTACCCGACCGCGACGACGAGGACCGCCGAGAGCAGCGTGCCGAAGACGGCCGGCGACGCGGTGACGTAGTCGCCGAACGGATCGGTCAGCGCGAACACCGCCACGATGAGCGCGACCGAGATGGCGATGCCGACCGCGCCGAACGCCTTGAACGCCGCGTCGAGGTCGAAGCCCCGCGATCTCCGTTGGTGACTCATACCCCGTCGTACGCGTTCCCGGCATAAATCCGCCGTCGGGATTCTCAGGTCCGGGGAACGGCGACGGCTCCGGTCGTGCGACAACCTACCAATATTGACTATTGCCGTTGATAATTTGCGCGGAGGCGTTTTAGACCCCTCTCGTCGATGTCGGCGTGATGACCGACACGAGAGGCATCACGCACTCGCGCCGGCGGTTCGCGGCCGCCCTGGGGACGGGCGTCGCGGGCGCCGTCGCCGGGTGTCTGGGAACCGATCCGACCGGAACGGCGTCGATCGACGACGGGGACGACGCGGCGACCGACGGCGGCGACGACGCGCCGGCCGTCTCGGCCGACGCGAGCGCGACGATCGGCATGGTGTACGCGCTCGGCGGCCTCGACGACCGCTCGTTCAACGACGCGGCCAACCGGGGGATACAGCGGGCGCGCCTCGACCACGACGTGGCGTTCACCAATCAGGAGCCGAGCTCGATGGCCGACTTCGAGACGACGCAGGCGGCGCTGTCGGCGTCCGAACAGCCGGACTACGACCTGATCTGCTGTATCGGCTTCCTCCAGGCGGACGCGCTCTCGACGGTCGCGGGCGAGCACCCCGACCAGCAGTACGCGCTCGTCGACTCCGTCGTCGACCGCGACAACGTCGCGAACTACGTGTTCCGCGAGCACGAGGGGTCGTTCCAGGCCGGGCACCTCGCCGGGCTGGTGACGGGCCGCGACCTCTCCGTCGGGGCCGGCGGGACCGTCGACGGCGAGCGGACGGTCGGCTTCGTCGGCGGCGTCGAGTCGCCGCTGATCGCGAAGTTCGAGGCCGGCTACCTCGCCGGCGTCGCGCACGCCGACGGCGACGCGTCCGTGCTGCGGACGTACGTGGGCGCCTTCGACGACCCCGAGGCCGGCTACGACGCCGCCGCGGAGATGTACGAGCAGGGCGCGGACGTGGTGTACCACGCGGCGGGCGGCAGCGGCCTCGGCGTCTTTCAGGCCGCACAGGAGTACGGCCGGTACGCGATCGGCGTCGACTCCGACCAGTCGCGGAGCAACCCGCGGTACGCGGACGTGATTCTGGGGTCGATGGTGAAACGCGTCGGGACCGCGGTGTACGACGCCGCCGAGCGGACGATCGACGACTCGCTCCGGACGGGGTCGACGACCGCGCTCGGGCTCGCGGAGGACGGCGTCGCGCTCGTGTACGGCACCACGCTCGGGCCGGTGATCCCCGACGACGTGCGCGCGGCCATCGCCGACTCCGGCGAGCGGATCGTCGCCGGCGAGCTGTCGGTGCCCACCGACCCGGAGGCGGTCGAGCGATGAGCGCCGGACCGCTCGAACGGCTGGCGAGCGCCGTCGGCCGCGTCCTCCCCGACGCGGTCCGCCGGCGGTACGCCGCCAAGTTCGCGCTCGCGTTCCTCGTCGTCGCCGCGGTCGTCGCGGCCGGCGGGGCGTTCACGTACCTCCAGACCGGGGACGCCGTAGAGACCGACGCCACGACCCAGCTTGCGGAGACGAGCGGGCTCCAGGCGGACGCGATCGGCTCGTGGACCGAGCGGATGACCACCCAGACCCGGTCGATGTCCGCGGCCGACGAGCTCCGGTCCGACCGCCGCGCGGCGGCGTACGTCCTGTTGAAAGACCAGCTGCTCTCCGAGGACATCGTCAGCATCCACCTCGTCGACGCGGCGCAGGACCGCGTCGTCGCCAGCACGGAGCGGCCCCTGGAGGGGCGCGCGCCGAGCGAGCTGAACGCACCGTGGAGCGACGCGGACGTGCCCGAGGGAGTCGGCGAGAACGACCGCGTCTGGCGCTCCGCCCGGTCGTACCGCTCGCCCGTGCTCAACGACCGGCCGGTGATGGCGTTCGCCAGCTCCGTGCCGCGGGCCGACGGCCGGTACCTCGTCGTGGTGACGCGGATCCAGCCGCAGCTCGAACGGATCCAGGACACAGACACCGGCGAGGAGACGACGATCCTCAACGCCGCGGGCGAGACCGTGCTGGACATCGACGGGACGGTCGACGGCGACCGCCACGCGGAGGGGATCGCGGCGGTCCGCGACGGCAACGCCACGACCGCGACGACGATCGGCGACGACGAGGTCCACGCGTACGCGGCCGTGCCCGGCACCGACTGGGTGGCGGTGACGAGCGTCGCGAAGTCGACGGCGTTCGCCGTGCGCAACGACGTGGGGAACTCGGTGCTGCTGTTGCTCCTCCTCACGCTCGCGTCGCTCGGGGCAGTCGGCGTCGTCTTGGGCGGGCGCACGGTCGTCCCCCTCGCGCGGCTCCGCGACCGCGCCGAGCGGATCGAGTCCGGCGATCTCGACGTCGACCTGTCGACCGGCCGCGTCGACGAGATCGGGCGGCTGTTCACCAGCTTCGCCGAGATGCGCGACGCGCTCCGCGAGCGGATCGCGGAGGCGGAGACCGCCGCCGACGAGGCCGAGGCGGCCCGCGAGGAGGCCGAGGCCGTCACCCGCGACATGGAGGCGCGGGCGGCCGACTACAGCGAGGTGATGGGCGCCGTCGCCGACGGCGACCTCACCCGCCGGATAGACCCCGACGCGGACCGCGAGGCGATGCGCGAGATCGCCGAGGAGTTCAACGACATGGTCGCGCAGCTGGAGCGGACGACCGCGCGCGTCGCCGCCTTCGCCGGCGAGGTCGACGACGCCAGCGCGGAGCTGGCGGCGGGCGCCGACGAGGTCGAGACCGCGAGCGGGACCGTCAGCGAGCAGATCCAGGAGATCGCGGACGGCGCGGTCCGACAGGACGAGCGGCTCGACTCGGTCAGCGACGAGATGAGCGACCTCTCGGCGAGCATCGAGGAGGTGGCGTCGTCCGCGGCGTCCGTCGCCGAGACCGCCGAGGCCGCCTCCGAGCGCGGCGAGGCGGGGCGCGAGGCCGCCGCCGAGGCGCTCGACGAGATGGACGCGATCGAGGCCCGCTCCGCGGCCGCGGTCGAGCAGATGGAGGCCCTCGACGAGCGCATGGACGAGATCGACGAGGTCGTCGAGTTCATCACGGACGTGGCCGAGCAGACGAACATCCTCGCGCTCAACGCCTCGATCGAGGCCGCCCGCGCCGGCGAGGCCGGCGAGGGCTTCGCGGTCGTCGCCGACGAGGTCAAGGAACTCGCGGAGGAGACGCAGGAGGCGGCCGCCGAGATCGAGTCGGAGATCGCTGCGGTCCGCGAGGAGACCGACGAGACCGTCGCGGACATCCGCGAGACGAACGCCCGGATCGACGAGGGGTCGGACACCGTCCGCGAGGCGTCGTCGTCGCTGGAGGCGGTCGTCGACGCTGTCGAGGAGACGAACCACGGCGTCCAGGAGATCAGCGAGGCGGCGGAGGACCAGGCGCGGTCGACCCAGCGCGCGGTCGAGGGAGTCGAGGACGTCGCCGAGGTGAGCGGCGAGGTCGCGAGCGGCTCCGAGCAGGTGTCCGCGGCCGCCGAGGAGCAGACCGCAACCGTCACCACCATCGCGGAGAACGCGGACCGGCTCCGCGACCAGGCCGCGTCGCTCTCGGAGTCGGTCTCGGCGTTCGAGGTCGACGTCGCGCCCGAGGAGATCGAGGGCGCGGAGGCGGACGGCGCCGGCACCGACGGTACGGACCTCGGAGCGCCGGCCGAGACGGAGAGCGACTCGCCGGCCGGGACGGAGAGCGACTCGCCGGCCGAGACGGAGAGTGACTCGGCGGGCGATCCCGGTCTCGCCGCCGACGGCGACGGCCGGGACCGGCCTGCCGACGGCGACGACGCCTAGTCCGCCGACCGCGTCTCGCCGCCGGCCTCGGGGTGTCCCTCGACGATGGCGACCCCCGACGAGGCGCCGATCCGGACCGCGCCCGCGTCGAGCATCGCCGTCGCCTCCTCGTAGGAGCCGACGCCGCCGGAGGCCTTCACCGGCAGGTACTCGCTCATCAGCTCGACGTCGGCGAGCGTCGCGCCGCCGTCGGCGAAGCCGGTCGAGGTCTTCACCATGTCGGCGTCGGCGGCGACCGCGGCCTCGCAGGCGCGGCGCTTCTCGGCGTCGTCGAGGAGCGCGGTCTCGATGATCACCTTCACCGGGACCGGCACGGCCGCGACCACGTCCGCGAGCTCGTCGGCGACCGCGCCGTCGTCGCCCGCCTTCAGCCGCCCGACGTTGATCACGAGGTCGACCTCGTCGGCGCCCGCCTCCCAGGCCGTGACCGCCTCGTCGCGTTTCACCTCCGGGGCGTGCTGGCCGTGCGGGAACCCGACCACCGTGGCGATCGTCTCGGGCGCGTTCTCGTAGTCGGCCGCCTCCGCGACGTAACACGGCGGGATACAGGCGTTCATGCCGTGGGCGGCGGCCTCGTCGAGAACGGTCCGGGTGTCGTCCCAGGTCGTCTCCGGACCGAGGACGGTGTGGTCGATGCTGGCGGCGAACTCCTCGCGGTTCATGGGTCTCCCCTCGCGGCGCGGCCTCAAAGGCGTGCTGGGTCGCACCGCCGGCTCCGGGCGAGCGACGCTGAAAAAACGCGGCTACGGACGAGAAACGAGGGACGGAACACGGACGGCCGCCGACCGGCGGCTCACCGGCCGGCGGGGGTCCGGCTCAGCTCTCGATCTCGATCTCCGTGCCGGAGACGGCGTCCTCGACGGTCACGGGGAGCCGCACCGTCAGGATGCCGTTCCGGTACTCGGCCCGGATGCCGTCCTCGTCGATCGCCTTCGGGAAGCGGAACCGCCGGTGGTACGTCCGGCGGGTCCCGCGCCGCTCGTCCTCGTGCTCGCCGGCGACGTTGAGCACGCCGTCGTTCCACGAGGCGGTGATCTCGGCGGGGTCGAACCCAGGCAGTTCGACCGAGAGGACGAACTCGCCGTCCTCCTCGTACAGTTCGTAGTCGTTGCTACCGGATTCGAACAGTCGGCTCGGGAAGTCGAGTCCTTGCGTCCACGTGTTCGCCGGTTCGAGCATGGGCATTGCTGACCACCTCGAACTCAGTTAGTAGTAGGGCGGCGATTCTATAAAAATCCAACGAATTTTGGGGGTAATTAACAACCGCTTTCGGACGGCGGACCGCCCCGGCGAACGGGCTCGTTCCCGGACGGTCGGTAAGGTGTGACGCGTTCGGTTGGATATTTCTCCAACGTTCTCGCGATCGCCCCGGATTTATTTCGTCCGCGTGCCACCCCGACGCATGGATCGCGACACCGCCACGCCCGCCGTCTCGGACCTCCCCGGCGAGCGCGCTCGCGAGTGGGTCGACTACCACCACGAGTCGGCAGCGCCGAGCACCTACGTCTACGAGTTCGTCTGGGACCGTACCGCCCCCGCCGAGGGCCCGTTCTGTACCGACGTCGACGGCAACGTCCTCATGGACTTCACCAGCCACGTCGCCGCCGCGCCGCTCGGCTACAACAACCCGCTGATCATGGACCGGCTCGCGGAGTTCGACCTCGTGGACCCCCTGAAGATCGCCGGCCAGGACTTCTACGCCGCCGGCGGCCCCGCGCCCGGGGACGGGATCCCCGGCTCGTCGGGGCTCATGGACCGGCTCACCGACCTCACGAGCCACTACGACATGGACACCGTCTTCCTCTCGAACTCCGGCGCGGAGGCGGTCGAGAACGCCATCAAGATCGCCTACGACGCCTCCGACGGCGCGAAGTACGCGATCACCTTCGACGGGGCGTTCCACGGCCGGACGCTCGGCGCGCTCTCGCTCAACCGCTCGAAGTCGGTGTACCGCCGCGACTTCCCCGAGGTCAGCGGCGTCACGGAGGTCCCGTTCTGCGAGGACCGGACCTGCTCGCCCGAGACCTGCTCGTGCGGCTTCTTCGCCGACGGCGTCTCCCGGCTCCGGCGGAAGCTCGACCCGAAGCGGGGGAACGTCCACCCGGACGACGTGGCGTACCTGATCATGGAGCCGATCCAGGGCGAGGGCGGCTACCGGTTCCCCTCCGAGGCGTTCACCGACGAGATCGCCGCGCTCGCCGACGAGCACGACATCACGGTGATCGCCGACGAGATCCAGACTGGCGTCGGGCGCACCGGCGAGATGTGGGGCTCCGACCACTACGCGTACGACCCGGACGTGATCGCGAGCGCGAAGGGGCTCCGCGTGGGCGCGACCGTCTCGCGGAGCGACGTGTTCCCCGAGGAGACCGGCCGGCTCTCCTCGACGTGGGGTGCCGGCGACGTGATCGCCGCCGCGCAGGGCGCGCTCACCCTCGACGCCATCGAAGAGGCCGACCTGATGACCAACGCCGTCGCCCGCGGCCGGCAGTTCAAAGAGACGATGCGCGACGCCGCCCTCGACCCCGTCGAGGACGTGCGCGGGAAGGGGCTGCTGCTCGCCGTCGAGTTCGACACGAAGGAGCGGCGGGACGCGGTCGTCGACGAGGCGTTCGCTCGCGGCCTCCTCACGCTCGCGTGCGGCCACAAGGTCCTCCGGATCCTTCCGCCGCTCGACGTCACCGAACGCGAGATCGACCTCGGCGCCGACCTCCTCACGGACGCGATCGAAGCGGCGACGTAGGCTCGACGTCGTCGTTCGCTATCGGTCCGCGTACCACTCCGCGAACTTCTCTAAGGCCCGGCCGCGGTGCGACACCGCGTTCTTGCGGTCGGTGTCCATCTCCGCGAACGTCTCGCCGTCGTGTTCGAAGATCGGGTCGTAGCCGAAGCCGCCGTCGCCCCGCGGCGCGACGATCCGGCCCGGCACGTACCCCTCGAACAGCTTGACCGGGAGCGGGTCCGCTCCGCCCGCGTCGCCGCCGCTCGCGTCGTCCGCTCCGTCCGGCCCCGCCGCGGCGGCCGCGTCGCGGTCGCCTCGGTCCACCGGATCGGGGCTCGCGGCGAACCCCTCGCCGTCGCAGTAGCCGAGCACGCAGCGGAAGGCGGCGCGGCGGTCGTCGAGGTCGGCGGCGATGTCGTGGACGCGCTCGATCCCGAGCGTCTCCTCGACGTACGAGGAGTACGGGCCCGGGAAGCCGTCGAGGCCCTCGACGAACAGCCCCGCGTCGTCGACGAGGACCGGCGCGTCGGCGTGGCGGTACGCCTCGCGCGCGCCCCGCGCCGCGATGAGGCCCAGCTCGTCGGCCTGGACCTCCGCGTAGTCGAAGTCGAGCCGCTCCACCGAGCCGTCCGGGAGGTACCGCTCCGCCTCACGCACCTTCCCCGGGTTCGTCGTCACGTACCTGAGCACGGATCGCCGTGGGCGCGCCGGCGACGAATAGGCGTCGGTCGCGGGCGGTCGCCGCGGCCGCCGACGGCAGCACGTTTTTGTCAGCGCGACTGAATCGGTCACGTATGTCCCTCCCCACGTTCGAGAAGAAGCGGCTCATCGGGCTCATCGCGATCCTCTCGTTCGGGCTCACGTCGCTTTTCGCCGTCCTCCTCCCGACCGCGCTGGGGCCGCTGATCCCGGCGACGTTCATCACCGGGTTCTTCATCCTGATCCCGCTGGTGCTGGTGCTGGGCGAGGACTTCCCGCTCGTCGCGGCCGACGAGCCCGACGCGCCGGCCGCGAGCGACGCGACGGCCGAGCGGCCGGTGGCCGCGCTGCGCGACCGCTACGCGAGTGGCGAGATCGACGAGGCAGAGTTCGAGCGGCGGCTCGACCGCCTGCTCGCGACCGAGGACCTCGACGAGCGCCTCAACCGGGCCGAGCCCGCCCGCGGCGACCGGCGCCGGGAGCGCGACGTAGAATTGGAGTGAGTCGGCGCGGGGCTCAGGGGTCGACGCGGACGAGCCACGCCTCGGGGTCGTCGATCTCCGCCCCGGTCGGCAGGTTCTCGGCACGCTCCCACACCGCGCCCGCGGCCTCGATGCCGCGCTCGTCGGCGACGTGCCGGAAGAAGGCGGCGCCGCGCTCGTACTGCCGGCGCTTGAGCCCCAGCCCGAGCAGGCGCTGCGCGAGCCGCCGCACGGGCCCGCCGCCGCCGCGGCGCTCGTCGAGCTTCCGCCGGAGGTCCGCGTACTCGCCGTCGAACGCGCGGTCCATCAGCACCTCGGCGTACCCCTCGACCGCGGTCATCGCGGCCTGGAGCTCCGCGAACGCGTCTGGGTCGAGCCCGCGACCGGCCGTCCCCTCGACGCCGCCCGCGCCGCCGACCATGCCCTCCACCCCGCGCTCGACGCGCGATTCGAGGTACTCCGGGAGCCACGGCGCCGCGCCGAACTCGGCGGCGTGGGTCACCTCGTGGAACGCGATCCAGCGGCGGAACCGGGGGTACCCAACGTCGAGCGCGCTCGCGACCGCGACGATGTTCGGATGGACGAAGTAGAGCCCGTGGTCGGCGTCCGGCTCGTCGGCGAGCAGGAGGGGGTCGTACTGGCCGAGGACGTTGCGCGCGAGGAACCCCAGCGCGAACGCCATCGACCCGGTGTTGGCGACCCGCGAGAGGTCCCGCGCGAACCCGGCGCCGGGCGCGGGCCCCACAGGGCCCGACGAGGCGTCGGGGAACACGTCCGGCGAGTCGGTGCCGGCGTCGCCGCCCGCGTCCGCGCCGATCCGACCGCCCGCGTCGCCCGCCGCGGCCGCCTCTATCGGGTCCATCACGCGCCGGAAGGTGTCGACGCTCGCGTCGATCCAGTGGTGGCGGTTCTGTACCTCCACGGTGTCGGGCACGTCGAACTCGATCCCGGCGACCTCGGCCAGCCGCGAGCGGGCGTCGCGAACGTCGCCTGCGTACCCCGCGCGCTCCGCGTCGGAGAGCGCGACCGATCCGGGGTCGGTGGCGTCCTTCGCGGCCGCCGCGGCCCGGTCCCAGTCGACGACGCCCGGCCCCTCGGCCTCGGCGACGGTCCGGACGCTTCGGAGGATGTCCATACGGATCGGACGGGCGGGCGCCTCAAAGCGCTTGTGTCGACCGGTCGCGGCCGGATCCGACACCGACGTTTTCTTGCCGGCCGCCCCACAGCCACGGACATGGACGACGCGCGCAGAGCGTTCCTCGACGACCTCCTCGCGACGCCGAGCCCCTCGGGCTTCGAGACGGCCGCCCAGCGGGTGTGGACCGACTACGTCCGCGAGTTCGCGGACCGGGTCGAAACCGACGCGTACGGCAACGCTGTCGCGGTCCACGAGGGCGACCCCGACGCGCCGACGGTCGCGGTCACCGGCCACGCCGACGAGATCGGGTTCATCGTCCGCGACGTACTCGACGACGGCTTCCTCCGGATCGGGCGGATCGGCGGCTCCGACCGCACCGTCTCGAAGGGCCAGCACGTCACGGTCCACGCCGACGAGCCGGTCCAGGGCGTCGTCGGGCAGACCGCGATCCACCTGCGGGACCAGGCGGACGACGAGTACGAGGACGTCGCGGGCCAGTTCGTCGACATCGGCGCCGAGGACGCCGCCGAGGCGCGCGAGCACGTCGAGGTCGGCGACCCCGTCACGTTCTCGACGGGCCGTCGCGACCTCGTCGGCGACCGGATCGCCGCCCGCGGGGTCGACAACCGCGCCGGCGCGTGGGCGGCGGCGGAGGGGCTGCGACGCGCCGCCGAGCGCGACGTCGACGCCACGGTCTACGCCGTCTCGACGGTCCAGGAGGAGGTCGGCCTCCAGGGCGCGCGGATGGTCGGCGTCGACCTCGACGCCGTCGACGCCTTCGTCGCGGTCGACGTCACCCACGCCACCGACAACCCTGACGTCGACCGCGAGCACCGCGGCCCGATCGAGCTCGGCGCCGGCCCGGTGATCGGCCGCGGCAGCGCGAACCACCCGGTCCTCGTGGACCTCGCCCGCGAGGCGGCCGCCGACGCCGGCGTCGACGTGCAGCTACAGGCGGCCGGCACCCGCACCGGCACCGACGCGGACGCGTTCTACACGGTCCGCGGCGGCACCCCGGCGCTCAACGTCTCGATCCCGAACCGGTACATGCACACGCCGGTCGAGGTGATCGACACGGGGGACCTCGACGAGGTCGCCGACCTCCTCGCCGCTATCGGAGCCGCGGCGGGCGAGTACGCGGCCGGACCGGAGCCGTTCGCCGTCGACGTCTGAGCGCGCCCCGGCACGACAAACCGGGGCACGGCGGGGTCGAAACGGAACTGTTTTACAATCCGCTCACCTACCGTTGATTGCGACGAACGGACGCGCTCTGGTGGTGTAGTCCGGCCAATCATCTTGC includes the following:
- a CDS encoding SHOCT domain-containing protein produces the protein MSLPTFEKKRLIGLIAILSFGLTSLFAVLLPTALGPLIPATFITGFFILIPLVLVLGEDFPLVAADEPDAPAASDATAERPVAALRDRYASGEIDEAEFERRLDRLLATEDLDERLNRAEPARGDRRRERDVELE
- a CDS encoding zinc-dependent metalloprotease — its product is MDILRSVRTVAEAEGPGVVDWDRAAAAAKDATDPGSVALSDAERAGYAGDVRDARSRLAEVAGIEFDVPDTVEVQNRHHWIDASVDTFRRVMDPIEAAAAGDAGGRIGADAGGDAGTDSPDVFPDASSGPVGPAPGAGFARDLSRVANTGSMAFALGFLARNVLGQYDPLLLADEPDADHGLYFVHPNIVAVASALDVGYPRFRRWIAFHEVTHAAEFGAAPWLPEYLESRVERGVEGMVGGAGGVEGTAGRGLDPDAFAELQAAMTAVEGYAEVLMDRAFDGEYADLRRKLDERRGGGGPVRRLAQRLLGLGLKRRQYERGAAFFRHVADERGIEAAGAVWERAENLPTGAEIDDPEAWLVRVDP
- a CDS encoding M28 family peptidase, producing the protein MDDARRAFLDDLLATPSPSGFETAAQRVWTDYVREFADRVETDAYGNAVAVHEGDPDAPTVAVTGHADEIGFIVRDVLDDGFLRIGRIGGSDRTVSKGQHVTVHADEPVQGVVGQTAIHLRDQADDEYEDVAGQFVDIGAEDAAEAREHVEVGDPVTFSTGRRDLVGDRIAARGVDNRAGAWAAAEGLRRAAERDVDATVYAVSTVQEEVGLQGARMVGVDLDAVDAFVAVDVTHATDNPDVDREHRGPIELGAGPVIGRGSANHPVLVDLAREAAADAGVDVQLQAAGTRTGTDADAFYTVRGGTPALNVSIPNRYMHTPVEVIDTGDLDEVADLLAAIGAAAGEYAAGPEPFAVDV